Proteins found in one bacterium genomic segment:
- a CDS encoding TolC family protein produces MKLIIRVSLVLVVTFSLGAITLQEAISRGLEANSQVLTAGYKRDSAKEDAKIAFTGLLPHASADGSYTRLDEVPVMTMPLEFGGMSIEMGKQNNYNLTLGVQQPIFTGGKIINGYRAARNGAKIQQENLRNQKSSTAVSISEAYYGVVKADLFGNTMQQARKRMNGHLKVIEGMFTQGLISRNNLLQTRVASSEIDLMIIQSRNAVKASRLVLNFLLDFPADTTLELDPDTAQIEVSWASLEWGLDYGLKYRPDIKMLEYGLDAAKAGKLIALGAFSPDVVGVFNWSYKRPNQALEEEFYDSWNVTLAASWSLISFGERIFGVRKANSQRREAEETLDMVHRAAEMEIRIFYNNLEEKTQSLDVSRIKLEQANEGYRVAEAEFSTGMAVNTDVLDANSTLIQAQAEYISAVVNLKLAVVQYEAAISSLLKE; encoded by the coding sequence ATGAAATTGATAATTCGAGTATCTCTCGTTTTGGTTGTAACTTTTAGCCTCGGAGCTATAACACTCCAAGAGGCAATTTCCCGTGGTCTCGAAGCAAATTCTCAAGTTCTTACGGCCGGTTATAAAAGAGATAGCGCAAAAGAGGACGCAAAAATTGCATTTACAGGCCTGCTTCCGCATGCATCGGCGGACGGTTCATATACTCGCCTCGATGAAGTCCCTGTTATGACCATGCCGCTTGAGTTCGGTGGGATGAGTATAGAAATGGGCAAACAGAATAACTATAACTTAACCCTCGGAGTTCAACAGCCAATTTTCACTGGTGGTAAGATAATTAATGGCTACCGCGCCGCACGAAATGGCGCAAAGATTCAACAAGAAAACCTTAGAAATCAAAAAAGTTCGACCGCTGTTAGCATTTCAGAGGCTTATTATGGGGTTGTTAAAGCTGATTTGTTTGGAAATACGATGCAACAAGCTCGCAAACGGATGAATGGGCATCTTAAAGTAATCGAAGGTATGTTTACACAAGGCCTTATCAGCCGAAACAACCTCCTTCAGACGCGGGTTGCAAGTTCTGAAATCGATTTGATGATCATCCAATCGAGAAATGCAGTTAAAGCCTCGAGACTCGTCTTGAACTTCCTTCTCGATTTTCCGGCTGACACAACTCTTGAACTCGATCCCGATACAGCACAAATCGAGGTTTCGTGGGCTTCCTTGGAATGGGGGCTCGATTATGGGCTTAAATACAGGCCTGATATAAAAATGCTCGAATATGGCCTCGATGCGGCAAAAGCCGGAAAACTAATCGCTTTGGGCGCTTTTTCACCTGATGTTGTCGGTGTTTTTAATTGGTCGTATAAGCGTCCAAATCAAGCTCTCGAAGAAGAATTCTACGATTCATGGAATGTGACTCTCGCAGCAAGCTGGTCTCTGATTTCCTTCGGAGAGAGGATTTTTGGTGTGCGCAAAGCAAATTCTCAGAGGCGTGAGGCAGAGGAAACGCTCGATATGGTGCATCGCGCGGCGGAGATGGAGATTAGAATTTTTTACAATAACCTCGAGGAAAAAACTCAATCCCTCGATGTATCCCGAATTAAGCTCGAACAGGCTAACGAAGGTTATCGTGTGGCGGAAGCCGAGTTCAGCACAGGCATGGCGGTTAACACCGATGTTCTCGATGCAAATAGTACACTTATTCAAGCTCAAGCGGAATATATCTCTGCTGTAGTAAATTTAAAACTCGCCGTCGTTCAATACGAAGCGGCAATTAGTTCGCTCTTAAAGGAGTAA
- a CDS encoding TetR/AcrR family transcriptional regulator, with amino-acid sequence MRQREKDRIRNKDLFLKSAEVLFEEKGYFNTSMEEIADKAGFSKGTIYNYFDGKDHLLVESVDVVFSNLNSSIDEIFPASKSLSEGIKKYIHLSFEILENKRNFYLAMMSEAFKQECLPKEQIHRKVFEGMGVFLEKLKMHIEQFEDELNPKISSNDLALMIISITTGSVGQWIAAGGEFNLLDKEKVIFELILNGSLKKM; translated from the coding sequence TTGAGACAAAGGGAAAAAGATAGGATAAGAAATAAGGATTTATTCCTTAAATCCGCTGAGGTTCTTTTTGAAGAAAAAGGCTATTTCAACACATCCATGGAAGAAATCGCCGATAAGGCCGGATTTTCTAAAGGGACTATTTACAACTACTTCGATGGTAAAGACCACCTCCTTGTAGAATCAGTCGATGTTGTTTTTTCAAATCTGAATTCATCTATCGATGAGATTTTTCCCGCAAGTAAAAGCCTCTCTGAAGGAATTAAAAAATATATTCATCTATCTTTTGAAATTTTAGAAAATAAACGGAACTTCTATCTTGCAATGATGTCCGAGGCTTTTAAGCAAGAATGTCTCCCTAAAGAACAGATTCATCGCAAAGTTTTTGAAGGAATGGGTGTATTTTTGGAAAAATTAAAAATGCATATCGAACAATTCGAGGATGAACTCAATCCTAAAATCTCTTCAAATGATCTTGCCTTAATGATTATTTCAATAACAACCGGAAGCGTTGGCCAGTGGATTGCAGCAGGAGGAGAATTCAACCTACTAGATAAAGAAAAAGTAATTTTTGAACTTATTCTTAATGGGTCTTTGAAAAAAATGTGA
- the tadA gene encoding Flp pilus assembly complex ATPase component TadA: MYKNLNAKILEFLLENKYVDKKAYTKAIGSEKIKSNGFYFFGNLVSEKLIDEKKLYEAYSAYFKIPLANINELEPSVELSNIIPPKDAQIFNLVPLKMAKDESLLVAIANPFDTAGKDTVNFIANRPATYKLATLSDVKKAIEFLYNTDNYIQGLVQRTSNKHSNIKYENFDRGKIIESVAEEKTLQAPIVKLLNIIIIDAFAHRASDIHIEPQDNKVLIRYRIDGELIAKMDFPELIGPPLISRIKVLSELDLANHFSPQDGKIHVKIDGKPLDLRISVLPMIWGEKVVIRLLDGKTMFSSLENLGFTGETLERFLNTIRRPQGIILVTGPTGSGKSTTLYGAIEYLKSEDKNINITTIEDPVEYEIEGVNQVQVNPKRGITFASSLRSVLRQDPDVILVGEIRDPETAKIAVQAAQTGHLVFSTLHTNDSVGAISRLKELGTDVSVIKEVTLCILAQRLIKKICPYCKRDAKKSELPEYLVKTARKYNPNIRFSIGEGCSHCDWTGFLGRTAAIELLVLNTRVKDTMATGSENKVRAEAIDSGMQPMNLTALELIDKGITELKSTARSVYLLNEKHQDNSESNEVSHGITSTNKKQSEKQLESRDNLVSDENDQENKPINRDTSVDDLLPFLDVLLCGLEEKIVNKVEKHLIKKRLNTIALSNPNSIIEFLHKQKPALIVIDKTVDSNAVDFLEEIRSHLCFIDLPLLLITDKTPQETDEIPFCLGADDYLIPPYDFDVLIQRIDSLARKNINQA, encoded by the coding sequence ATGTATAAAAATCTCAATGCCAAAATACTGGAATTTCTTCTCGAAAATAAATATGTAGATAAAAAGGCCTATACTAAAGCTATCGGATCAGAAAAAATCAAATCCAACGGTTTCTACTTTTTTGGGAATCTAGTTTCAGAAAAACTGATCGACGAGAAAAAGTTATATGAGGCTTATTCCGCATATTTTAAGATACCTCTTGCCAATATCAATGAGTTGGAACCCTCAGTAGAGTTATCCAATATTATTCCACCAAAAGACGCACAAATTTTTAACCTAGTGCCGCTTAAAATGGCTAAAGACGAAAGCCTTCTTGTTGCTATCGCCAATCCATTCGATACCGCCGGTAAAGACACGGTCAATTTTATAGCTAATAGGCCAGCGACCTATAAACTTGCCACTCTTAGTGATGTCAAGAAGGCTATCGAGTTTCTTTACAACACCGATAATTATATTCAAGGTCTTGTGCAAAGAACCAGCAATAAACATAGTAATATCAAATATGAAAATTTTGATAGAGGGAAGATCATCGAATCGGTCGCCGAAGAAAAAACTCTTCAAGCGCCAATAGTTAAACTTTTAAATATTATAATCATAGATGCCTTTGCACACAGAGCATCGGACATACATATCGAACCACAAGATAACAAGGTTCTTATTAGATACCGCATCGATGGTGAACTCATCGCGAAAATGGATTTTCCCGAACTCATCGGCCCCCCTCTTATTAGCCGTATCAAGGTGCTTTCGGAATTGGACCTAGCAAATCATTTTTCACCTCAGGATGGCAAGATACATGTCAAAATCGACGGTAAACCCCTCGATTTACGGATTTCAGTATTACCTATGATATGGGGAGAGAAGGTCGTTATTCGCCTTTTAGATGGAAAAACGATGTTCTCATCTCTTGAAAACCTTGGATTTACTGGCGAAACACTAGAGCGTTTCCTAAATACGATAAGACGCCCGCAAGGAATAATACTCGTCACTGGCCCTACCGGCTCTGGCAAATCGACCACGCTTTATGGCGCAATCGAATATCTCAAAAGCGAAGACAAGAATATTAATATCACAACTATCGAAGACCCTGTCGAATATGAAATAGAAGGAGTGAATCAGGTTCAAGTAAACCCAAAACGCGGAATTACTTTCGCTTCAAGTTTGAGATCGGTTCTTAGGCAAGACCCAGACGTTATACTTGTTGGTGAAATTAGAGATCCAGAAACAGCCAAAATAGCCGTTCAGGCAGCACAAACCGGTCATCTTGTGTTTTCTACCTTGCACACAAACGATTCTGTCGGCGCGATCTCGCGCCTTAAAGAGCTTGGAACTGATGTATCTGTTATCAAAGAAGTTACACTATGTATTCTAGCACAAAGACTAATTAAAAAAATATGTCCATATTGCAAACGCGATGCGAAAAAAAGCGAGCTACCAGAGTATCTTGTGAAAACCGCAAGAAAATACAATCCAAATATCCGGTTCTCTATCGGCGAAGGTTGTTCTCACTGCGACTGGACTGGTTTTCTTGGTAGGACTGCTGCGATAGAACTACTTGTTTTAAATACTCGTGTAAAAGACACTATGGCTACAGGATCGGAAAATAAGGTTCGTGCCGAGGCAATCGATAGCGGAATGCAACCCATGAACCTCACAGCTCTCGAATTGATAGATAAAGGCATCACAGAATTGAAATCGACGGCACGATCCGTGTATCTGCTCAATGAAAAACACCAAGACAATAGCGAATCTAACGAAGTCAGTCATGGTATAACATCCACTAATAAAAAACAATCCGAAAAACAACTTGAAAGCCGCGATAACCTCGTCTCAGATGAAAACGACCAAGAGAATAAACCTATAAACAGGGATACCAGTGTTGACGATTTATTGCCATTTCTCGATGTGCTTCTCTGTGGCCTCGAAGAAAAAATTGTAAATAAAGTCGAAAAACACTTAATCAAAAAGCGCTTAAATACTATCGCCCTTTCAAACCCAAATAGCATAATCGAGTTTCTACATAAACAAAAACCAGCACTTATCGTTATCGATAAAACAGTTGATAGTAATGCTGTCGATTTTCTCGAGGAAATCCGTTCGCACCTTTGCTTTATAGACCTTCCATTGCTTTTAATTACCGACAAAACCCCACAAGAAACAGACGAGATTCCATTCTGCCTCGGCGCAGATGATTATTTAATCCCCCCCTACGATTTCGATGTCCTAATTCAACGAATAGATTCTCTTGCAAGAAAAAATATAAATCAAGCCTAA